In Paenibacillus sp. FSL R7-0345, a single window of DNA contains:
- a CDS encoding ABC transporter substrate-binding protein yields the protein MKFKKIGLILATGALAITAVTACGGNNNAGNSAADNQSQSQNQSAAGDEIVDIEVWGTNIGYKPIEKGSKLYEFYKEKLGVGVLHPYVEWNGGTNYLNQLNLKIAANEMPDLFLPQQGLEDSLAKNGALADLTDLLPEYAPNLWNAIPQDMWDIVKANDPTGQGKIYYIPGMVDYGRYAGMIRQDWLDKLGLQMPTTQEEYEKVLIAFRDQDPNGNGQQDELPTGGREQARWMDHLFAMYGVAMFEGYPDWDIYDGELTYSAVTPNMKAALEYMAKLYQEGLMDKESLLNSKDKWDGKIHADKVGNYFHWVESGYLPLENLFKNTGVKAEFTVLPVPKVEGYEGFYTWKRFTPPAWVVKNNKDEKKLMATLKLLNNMYDPKVWKDLYLGVEGMHYTMKDGQATRLPDDKSTQENLILDPYAKISTLDFMMDLNKSTASEDRMWAIDQVNRNMQEAQKYAKVIAGDGMPASVYDGYPDINNRTLYVEYASKIILGQYPISKFDEFVEKWNKSGGEEVTKRAREWYAKIKK from the coding sequence ATGAAATTTAAAAAGATCGGGTTAATACTGGCAACCGGTGCCCTGGCCATTACCGCTGTAACCGCTTGTGGCGGTAACAACAATGCCGGAAATTCTGCCGCTGATAACCAGAGCCAGAGCCAAAACCAGAGTGCTGCCGGAGACGAGATTGTTGACATCGAGGTCTGGGGCACCAACATTGGCTACAAGCCGATTGAGAAGGGGAGCAAGCTGTACGAATTCTACAAGGAAAAGCTTGGCGTCGGCGTCCTTCATCCGTATGTGGAGTGGAACGGGGGGACGAATTACCTGAACCAGCTGAACCTGAAGATTGCCGCCAACGAAATGCCGGATCTGTTCCTGCCGCAGCAGGGACTGGAAGACAGCCTGGCGAAAAACGGTGCGCTCGCCGATCTGACAGATCTGCTGCCTGAATACGCGCCGAACCTGTGGAATGCCATCCCGCAGGACATGTGGGATATCGTCAAAGCCAATGACCCTACGGGCCAGGGCAAGATCTATTACATCCCGGGGATGGTGGACTACGGAAGATATGCCGGCATGATCCGCCAGGATTGGCTCGACAAGCTGGGCCTGCAGATGCCGACAACCCAGGAGGAGTACGAAAAAGTTCTGATTGCATTCCGGGATCAGGATCCGAACGGTAACGGACAGCAGGATGAGCTTCCTACAGGCGGACGGGAGCAGGCACGCTGGATGGATCATCTGTTCGCAATGTATGGTGTAGCGATGTTTGAAGGCTATCCGGACTGGGATATCTATGACGGTGAGCTGACCTACTCTGCCGTAACCCCGAACATGAAGGCTGCGCTAGAGTACATGGCCAAGCTGTATCAGGAAGGCCTCATGGACAAGGAATCGCTGCTGAATTCCAAAGATAAGTGGGACGGCAAAATCCATGCCGATAAAGTCGGAAATTACTTCCACTGGGTTGAATCCGGCTATCTGCCTCTGGAAAATCTGTTCAAGAACACAGGGGTAAAGGCTGAATTTACAGTGCTGCCGGTTCCGAAGGTTGAGGGCTATGAAGGCTTCTATACATGGAAACGCTTTACGCCTCCTGCCTGGGTAGTGAAGAACAACAAGGACGAGAAGAAGCTGATGGCTACCCTGAAGCTGCTGAACAATATGTATGATCCGAAGGTCTGGAAGGACTTGTATCTCGGAGTAGAAGGCATGCACTATACGATGAAGGACGGCCAGGCAACCAGACTGCCGGACGACAAGAGTACACAGGAAAATCTGATTCTCGATCCGTATGCCAAAATATCTACGCTTGATTTCATGATGGATCTGAATAAGAGCACAGCTTCCGAAGACCGGATGTGGGCAATTGACCAGGTGAACCGCAATATGCAGGAAGCCCAGAAATATGCCAAGGTGATCGCCGGTGACGGTATGCCGGCCAGCGTATACGACGGCTATCCGGATATTAACAACCGTACACTCTATGTAGAGTATGCCAGCAAAATTATCCTTGGGCAGTATCCAATCAGCAAATTTGACGAGTTCGTCGAGAAATGGAACAAGTCCGGCGGCGAAGAGGTAACCAAGCGGGCCAGAGAATGGTACGCGAAGATCAAGAAATAG
- a CDS encoding helix-turn-helix domain-containing protein: MKIVVIDDEKGIVEGIKKLIGRYLPDCRVAGTAYNGLEGFELIRRLEPDIAITDIRMPKADGLDMIKMAVDAGIQTKFILLSGYADFEYARRGMKLGVQFYINKPVEEEELRSSVNQVIETIRADKLRTQKLDELKHEVSSRMQEETLRDIIDIGPDHTELEAELLREAQIPTAGIWFTSLLLDFGSSTGQLKETGFQPLFRLIDLTLRHYHKVYRFRYMGPQIAVVIAHNSTIPYVRLLHAVQGLKQALASELNLPACIGLGTVYKRASGISQSFEEARNALSYKVIKGGDPVISYSEIIKLAGCSQPVPEELIIRLEEALDNMNEDECVAVIREMFRVMAEGPGMNPAELQQSCLNILLSSIRKLSFQQLQQNELVGRHILSLEGISRFQTLEYLEEWMIQVIRGVIAFKAEHDLSRKKDVISEIKAYVSKHYNEQISLADLAARFFISPYYLSQLFKRKTGGNYLNYLTQTRIDKAKELLENTDLKVYEVCQRVGYTDTQHFARMFEKLTGCKPREFRRNLPGG, translated from the coding sequence ATGAAAATTGTTGTGATCGATGATGAGAAGGGCATTGTGGAGGGCATTAAAAAGCTTATCGGGCGCTATCTTCCCGATTGCAGAGTGGCTGGCACAGCATACAACGGACTCGAAGGCTTCGAGCTGATCCGGCGGCTAGAGCCGGACATTGCCATTACGGATATCCGCATGCCCAAAGCAGACGGGCTGGATATGATCAAAATGGCAGTGGATGCCGGTATACAAACGAAGTTTATCCTGCTGAGCGGCTATGCCGATTTTGAGTATGCACGAAGAGGAATGAAGCTGGGTGTGCAGTTCTACATCAACAAGCCCGTTGAGGAGGAGGAGCTGCGCAGCAGCGTGAACCAGGTGATCGAGACGATCCGGGCTGACAAGCTCAGAACGCAAAAGCTGGATGAGCTGAAGCATGAGGTCAGCAGCCGGATGCAGGAGGAAACACTGCGAGACATCATCGATATCGGGCCTGATCATACGGAGCTTGAGGCAGAGCTGCTGCGCGAAGCGCAGATTCCTACAGCAGGAATCTGGTTCACTTCCTTGCTGCTGGATTTCGGCAGCAGCACCGGTCAGCTGAAAGAAACGGGCTTCCAGCCGCTTTTCCGGCTGATTGACCTGACGCTCCGGCACTATCATAAAGTGTACCGCTTCCGTTACATGGGGCCGCAGATTGCGGTGGTCATTGCCCATAACAGTACCATTCCGTACGTACGCCTGCTTCATGCGGTGCAGGGCCTGAAGCAGGCCTTGGCCTCTGAGCTGAATCTTCCGGCCTGCATCGGCCTCGGTACCGTCTATAAGCGGGCTTCGGGCATCAGCCAATCCTTTGAAGAGGCGCGTAATGCACTGAGCTATAAGGTGATTAAGGGAGGAGATCCGGTCATCTCCTACAGTGAGATAATCAAACTCGCCGGCTGCAGCCAGCCGGTCCCGGAAGAGCTGATTATCAGGCTGGAAGAGGCGCTGGATAACATGAATGAGGACGAATGTGTGGCTGTCATCAGAGAGATGTTCCGCGTTATGGCTGAGGGGCCGGGGATGAATCCGGCGGAGCTGCAGCAATCGTGCCTGAATATCCTGCTGTCCAGCATCCGGAAGTTGTCCTTCCAGCAGCTGCAGCAGAATGAGCTGGTAGGCCGCCATATTTTGTCTCTGGAGGGAATCTCCCGGTTTCAGACACTGGAGTATCTGGAGGAATGGATGATCCAGGTCATCCGCGGGGTAATTGCATTCAAGGCGGAGCATGATCTGTCCCGCAAAAAAGACGTCATCTCCGAGATTAAGGCGTACGTATCCAAGCATTACAATGAACAGATCAGTCTGGCCGATCTGGCTGCGAGGTTCTTTATCAGCCCGTACTATTTGAGCCAGCTGTTTAAACGGAAGACGGGCGGAAATTATCTGAATTATCTGACCCAAACCCGGATCGACAAAGCAAAGGAGCTGCTGGAAAATACAGATTTGAAGGTATATGAGGTCTGCCAGAGGGTCGGCTATACGGATACCCAGCATTTTGCCCGAATGTTCGAAAAGCTGACAGGCTGCAAGCCGCGGGAGTTCCGGCGGAATCTGCCGGGCGGCTGA
- a CDS encoding sensor histidine kinase has product MKLQNKLMLGYLLVCVIPLSFVSAFIFQQSARGLEDSSEEFASLYTSQIRTTLNEFLKEYEEVTKSVLVDNDLIYSLGEAENLPFDKVIDQRLAVQRLLMRLALLKSEMSSVMLVSRDDSVYQFSNSTNKVDEKELLVQEWYTRLRDSGETFFITGLHDRSYYEDKEEGAVVTAGRVLFSSDGAYAGMLLIDLDPFTLLQLDHEFILARDKYGISVVITNLQQQIVYHSDAASGRLSWKQLLDSSEQYLQDKKDEDHIVLLSSTAQGELLIRTDIPRSMLLQKINQIKVMTVIVILTSCLVIMLFSFGLSYTITRPIKALRRSMKQAEVGQYLAIEKEQGGDEIGSLVHSYNKMIITIRTLIEDVYIGEIKQRQAKFIALQNQINPHMLYNTLESIRMKALVKDDDETADMIKILARMFRLTLNKEGRQHSVRHELEYTANYLQLQNIRFDHSFRLELNIPDEMLDCSIIPLVFQPIVENSINHGFEDYSRIMTITIEGHWTDEREMLLRITDDGAGMSPDKQVQLLAALEGADSHKYKLEDVNDQPEKGLGLQNIAERIKLHYGEKYYLTIVAGIQDGTSIEVLIPGSRRDQG; this is encoded by the coding sequence ATGAAGCTGCAAAATAAGCTGATGCTGGGCTATTTACTGGTGTGTGTTATTCCCTTGTCATTTGTAAGCGCGTTCATATTTCAGCAGTCAGCCAGAGGACTGGAGGATTCCTCCGAGGAGTTCGCTTCACTGTATACGTCGCAGATCCGGACAACCCTGAACGAATTTTTGAAGGAATACGAAGAGGTTACGAAGTCGGTGCTGGTTGATAACGATCTTATTTACAGTCTCGGCGAGGCGGAGAATCTGCCTTTTGACAAGGTGATTGACCAGCGGCTGGCGGTGCAGCGGCTCCTGATGAGATTAGCTCTGCTTAAATCTGAAATGAGCAGCGTGATGCTGGTGAGCAGGGATGACAGTGTATATCAGTTTAGTAATTCAACCAACAAGGTTGATGAAAAGGAGCTACTCGTCCAGGAATGGTATACGAGGCTCCGGGACTCCGGCGAGACCTTCTTTATAACCGGCCTGCATGACCGTTCCTATTATGAGGATAAAGAGGAAGGTGCGGTAGTGACTGCGGGAAGAGTGCTGTTCAGCTCGGACGGGGCCTATGCGGGCATGCTGCTGATTGATCTGGACCCGTTTACCCTGCTGCAGCTCGATCATGAGTTTATACTGGCCCGGGACAAGTACGGGATCAGTGTTGTCATAACGAACCTGCAGCAGCAGATCGTCTACCACTCTGATGCAGCGAGCGGAAGGCTGTCCTGGAAGCAGCTGCTGGATTCGAGCGAGCAATATCTCCAGGACAAGAAGGATGAGGATCATATTGTGCTGCTGAGCAGTACAGCCCAGGGAGAGCTGCTGATCCGGACGGATATTCCCCGCTCCATGCTGCTGCAGAAGATTAATCAGATTAAGGTCATGACTGTCATCGTCATTCTGACAAGCTGTCTGGTCATCATGCTGTTCTCCTTTGGTCTGAGCTATACGATAACGAGGCCGATTAAGGCGCTGCGCAGAAGCATGAAGCAAGCTGAGGTGGGACAATATCTTGCGATCGAAAAAGAGCAGGGGGGTGATGAGATCGGCAGTCTCGTGCACAGCTACAACAAGATGATTATAACGATCCGAACCCTGATTGAGGATGTATACATCGGGGAAATCAAGCAGCGCCAGGCTAAATTTATCGCGCTTCAGAATCAGATCAATCCCCATATGCTCTACAATACGCTGGAATCGATCCGGATGAAGGCGCTGGTCAAGGATGACGACGAAACGGCAGACATGATTAAAATATTGGCCCGCATGTTCCGGCTGACCTTGAATAAAGAGGGCAGGCAGCACTCCGTAAGGCATGAGCTGGAGTATACGGCCAATTATCTGCAGCTGCAAAATATCCGGTTTGACCATTCCTTCAGGCTTGAGCTGAACATTCCTGATGAGATGCTGGATTGCAGCATCATTCCGCTTGTATTCCAGCCGATCGTGGAAAACAGCATTAATCACGGATTTGAAGACTACAGCCGCATTATGACCATTACCATCGAAGGTCATTGGACAGATGAGAGGGAGATGCTGCTGCGGATAACGGATGACGGTGCCGGGATGAGTCCGGACAAGCAGGTACAGCTGCTTGCTGCTCTGGAGGGGGCGGATTCCCATAAGTACAAGCTTGAGGATGTAAATGATCAGCCGGAGAAGGGACTTGGCCTGCAAAATATCGCAGAACGCATCAAGCTGCATTATGGAGAAAAATATTATCTGACGATTGTTGCCGGAATCCAGGATGGAACGTCCATTGAAGTCCTGATTCCGGGGAGCAGGAGGGACCAGGGATGA
- a CDS encoding SDR family NAD(P)-dependent oxidoreductase: protein MTDFTSVQDKTVIVTGAADGLGEAIAKCYAENGMKVVVSDINAEKGQQTVDQIRSQGGEASFFRADVSSEQDIIDMIEFTVSTYGRLDGLVNNAGIAAPNRPLHEYSAEEFDRVTAVDLKGVFLGMKHGVQAILKSKSPGGFIVNIASLAGILGNSSMGLYTSSKHGVVGLTKSAALDYAPYNVTVNAICPGTFRTAIWGQAPEAVIQDFAKIISPNAKLGDPREIGHLALFLASDLARYISGAAIPIDAGASAGKLTPTKWEHPEILE, encoded by the coding sequence ATGACGGATTTTACGAGTGTACAGGATAAAACAGTGATCGTAACAGGTGCAGCAGACGGACTGGGTGAGGCGATTGCAAAATGTTATGCAGAGAACGGAATGAAGGTTGTCGTATCAGACATCAATGCGGAGAAAGGGCAACAGACCGTCGATCAGATCAGGTCGCAGGGCGGGGAAGCCTCCTTTTTCAGAGCCGATGTCAGCAGTGAGCAGGATATTATTGATATGATCGAATTTACGGTTAGCACCTACGGCCGTCTGGACGGTCTGGTGAACAATGCGGGGATTGCCGCCCCCAACCGGCCGCTGCATGAATACTCGGCAGAGGAGTTCGACAGGGTTACTGCTGTAGATTTAAAAGGGGTGTTCCTCGGTATGAAGCACGGGGTTCAGGCGATCCTGAAATCCAAATCCCCAGGCGGCTTCATCGTCAATATTGCTTCTCTGGCCGGCATACTAGGCAACAGCTCAATGGGACTGTATACCTCTTCCAAACACGGGGTTGTGGGTCTGACTAAGAGTGCAGCTCTCGACTATGCCCCGTACAATGTTACCGTTAACGCCATCTGCCCGGGCACCTTCCGGACGGCGATCTGGGGGCAGGCCCCTGAAGCGGTTATTCAGGATTTTGCCAAAATCATCTCCCCGAACGCCAAGCTCGGCGACCCGCGCGAAATCGGCCATCTGGCCCTGTTCCTGGCCTCTGATCTGGCGCGTTATATCAGCGGTGCCGCTATTCCTATAGATGCGGGTGCCAGTGCGGGCAAGCTGACTCCAACGAAGTGGGAGCATCCGGAGATTTTGGAGTAG
- a CDS encoding MFS transporter, with translation MGQIVNKQVIKQQRAAGKAEREKKYRRAKAWQMAVYPIGGFGHNAFMFLMGLVSYYAAGIVGLGTVVASLIITGSRIMDAVTDPVMGILLDRTNGRFGKVRPALAIAYILMASSTLLLFYTNHLVPDGFKIIYFILLYFVFIIGYAMSQISLNIGNAVITNDPEQRPLFGGLTMIYTMIFYTGASVYLSFYLTGKYGGYTQVGLFQEMTLSTVIIAGIAYIMAIIGIASKDRSENYGTGKEHKAIKVKEIWPLLKSNRPLQMYVVAASIDKLSLQIAGNQIVNVMLFGIVIGNYSLMGTTNAIGMIPNILVLVFGIRYSMKFGSKKGFVIATWLCIISYSLLLLLLWLGDPAQIRMNNMGFMTISFMVLYLVGGAVRYVGSGLMMPMLADVIDYSAYKSNHYAPGLISSVYAFIDKAVSSLQQTFVGIMLAFIGFKTAFPDVDTPYSGKIFWMTMFLASGVMLLAWIISLIAMRYYELDKDRMAEIQEELEARRRAAGI, from the coding sequence GTGGGGCAAATTGTAAACAAACAGGTCATCAAGCAGCAAAGAGCCGCCGGTAAAGCAGAAAGAGAGAAAAAGTACCGCCGTGCAAAAGCCTGGCAGATGGCAGTCTATCCGATCGGCGGATTCGGCCATAATGCCTTTATGTTCCTGATGGGTCTTGTATCCTATTATGCTGCCGGCATTGTCGGGCTGGGCACGGTGGTGGCTTCATTGATTATTACCGGCTCCAGAATTATGGATGCGGTTACAGATCCGGTGATGGGCATTCTGCTGGACAGAACCAACGGAAGATTCGGAAAGGTCAGGCCGGCTCTGGCCATCGCCTATATCCTGATGGCTTCCTCAACGCTGCTGCTGTTTTATACCAATCACCTTGTGCCTGACGGCTTCAAGATCATTTATTTTATATTGTTATATTTCGTGTTTATTATCGGCTATGCGATGTCCCAGATTTCACTCAATATCGGTAACGCGGTCATTACAAACGATCCGGAGCAGCGTCCGCTGTTCGGCGGGCTTACGATGATTTATACAATGATTTTTTACACAGGCGCCTCTGTCTATCTCTCCTTTTATCTGACCGGTAAGTATGGCGGCTATACCCAAGTCGGCCTGTTCCAGGAAATGACCCTCTCAACCGTAATAATCGCCGGCATCGCCTATATTATGGCCATTATCGGCATTGCCTCCAAGGACCGCAGTGAAAACTACGGCACAGGCAAAGAACACAAAGCCATTAAAGTAAAAGAAATCTGGCCGCTCCTGAAGAGTAACCGTCCACTGCAGATGTATGTTGTTGCTGCGTCGATTGATAAGCTCAGCCTGCAAATTGCCGGCAACCAGATTGTGAACGTTATGCTGTTCGGCATCGTAATCGGTAATTACAGTCTGATGGGCACAACCAACGCAATCGGGATGATTCCGAATATTCTGGTGCTGGTGTTCGGAATCCGTTATTCCATGAAATTCGGCTCCAAGAAGGGCTTTGTCATCGCTACCTGGTTATGCATCATCAGCTACAGTCTATTATTGCTGCTGCTGTGGCTGGGTGATCCCGCTCAGATCCGGATGAACAATATGGGCTTTATGACGATCAGCTTTATGGTGCTGTATCTGGTCGGCGGAGCGGTAAGGTATGTAGGTTCCGGTCTGATGATGCCGATGCTGGCAGATGTGATTGATTACAGCGCGTATAAATCCAACCATTATGCTCCAGGCCTGATTTCTTCTGTATACGCATTCATTGATAAAGCGGTATCCTCGCTGCAGCAGACCTTTGTCGGAATTATGCTGGCTTTTATCGGCTTCAAAACCGCATTTCCTGATGTGGACACCCCTTACTCCGGCAAAATCTTTTGGATGACCATGTTTCTGGCGAGCGGAGTGATGCTGTTAGCATGGATCATCTCGCTGATTGCGATGAGATATTATGAGCTGGATAAGGACCGTATGGCTGAAATACAGGAAGAGCTTGAGGCACGCCGCCGGGCTGCCGGAATCTAG
- a CDS encoding glycosyl hydrolase: MNNKIQRLLQGDGENYIFPFLWLHGEEEEVLREYMAAIHSAGIGAVCVESRPHPDFCGPQWWHDLDIILDEARQRGMKVWILDDSHFPTGYANGALEQAPAECCRQYLYYSSVEVSGPVKSAQLNVARHAKFTKNPFESSMFSMRAKKEKRKFDDDTLLSVCAVRVDQGFDTATLVDLTELVKDGELVWDVPQGKWTIYVNYLTRNAGSRDGYINMLKKNSAAKLIEAVYEPHYARYKEEFGVTIAGFFSDEPELGNGKMNDNKPIGADQDLPWSDELEEQLHARLGEGWRAKLPLLWEKGNDPHLTAEVRYIYMDSVTRLVEANFSRQVGDWCEARNVEYIGHLIEDNNMHARPGASLGHYFRGLSGQHMSGIDDIGGQVMPGGEIYPQRTVIGERDGEFFHYLLGKLGSSFAAIDPVKKGRTMCEIFGAYGWGEGVRMMKYLVDHFLVRGVNRYVPHAFSAKPYPDPDCPPHFYANGHDPQFRHFGALMRYLNRMCALISGGTRVTPAAILYHAEAEWAGKYMLTQKPAHVLLDRQIDFDIIPADVFTERDRFHTRLGNALQIHNQAYKAVIIPYAEYITADTAKALVELQQAGCLVLFIDDLPSGILDGEQELLRGLSDCKTITLDTLAAELQNLGAAELAVTPAFPMLRYLHYREQGELYLFTNENMAETFRGTVTVPSAGAAYGYDVWNNTLFEVLAEPGEGGTALQLEVPPYQSVVVVFDAAGDAGISPPPAYEEELVLTDGWRMSLASAIEYPHFHDEQAISGFTSVGLQYPEFSGFIRYETELEVPAWSRAALVIEDAFEGVEVFINDQSAGIQVAPPFRFDIGRLLHPGTNKVRIEVATTLEREQHFSPHNQGSIFAAFIKAPFFQPTGITGEVKMTGQY, encoded by the coding sequence ATGAATAACAAAATACAGCGACTGCTCCAGGGGGACGGGGAAAACTACATCTTTCCTTTTCTGTGGCTGCACGGGGAAGAGGAGGAAGTACTTAGAGAGTATATGGCAGCGATCCACTCAGCCGGTATAGGGGCAGTCTGTGTGGAGAGCAGGCCCCATCCTGATTTCTGCGGCCCGCAGTGGTGGCATGACCTGGATATCATTCTGGATGAGGCCAGGCAGCGCGGGATGAAGGTGTGGATTCTGGATGACAGCCATTTTCCGACCGGCTATGCCAACGGCGCTCTTGAGCAGGCCCCGGCTGAATGTTGCCGGCAGTATCTCTACTATTCTTCTGTAGAAGTGTCCGGACCGGTGAAGTCAGCCCAGCTGAATGTTGCCAGACACGCGAAATTCACTAAGAACCCGTTCGAGAGCAGCATGTTCTCCATGCGTGCCAAAAAGGAAAAACGGAAGTTCGACGATGATACCCTGCTCAGCGTCTGTGCCGTCCGTGTAGATCAGGGGTTTGATACGGCTACCCTTGTTGACCTTACAGAGCTGGTCAAGGACGGAGAGCTGGTGTGGGATGTTCCGCAAGGCAAGTGGACGATCTACGTGAATTATTTGACCCGCAATGCCGGCAGCCGTGACGGCTACATCAATATGCTGAAGAAGAATAGTGCAGCTAAACTGATTGAAGCGGTATATGAGCCGCATTATGCCCGCTATAAGGAAGAGTTTGGTGTCACGATTGCCGGCTTCTTCTCCGATGAGCCGGAGCTGGGCAATGGTAAGATGAATGATAACAAACCGATCGGGGCGGATCAGGATCTGCCCTGGAGTGATGAGCTGGAAGAACAATTGCATGCCCGGCTGGGCGAAGGCTGGAGAGCCAAACTGCCGCTGCTGTGGGAAAAGGGGAATGATCCGCATCTGACGGCAGAGGTCCGCTATATCTATATGGATTCAGTAACCCGGCTGGTGGAGGCTAATTTCTCCAGACAGGTCGGAGACTGGTGCGAAGCGCGGAATGTGGAGTACATCGGCCATCTAATTGAAGACAATAACATGCATGCCAGACCTGGCGCCAGCCTGGGGCATTATTTCCGCGGGCTGTCCGGGCAGCATATGTCAGGCATCGATGATATCGGCGGCCAGGTCATGCCGGGCGGCGAGATTTATCCGCAAAGAACGGTAATCGGTGAGCGCGACGGGGAGTTCTTCCATTATTTGCTCGGGAAGCTGGGCAGCTCCTTTGCAGCTATCGATCCGGTCAAAAAGGGCCGGACGATGTGTGAAATCTTCGGCGCCTACGGCTGGGGCGAAGGCGTGCGGATGATGAAATATCTGGTGGATCATTTCCTGGTCAGAGGGGTGAACCGCTATGTACCGCATGCTTTTTCCGCCAAGCCTTATCCTGATCCGGATTGCCCGCCGCATTTCTATGCGAACGGCCATGATCCGCAGTTCCGCCATTTCGGGGCCCTGATGAGATACCTGAACCGGATGTGCGCCTTGATCAGCGGCGGTACCCGTGTAACCCCGGCTGCGATTCTGTATCATGCCGAGGCGGAGTGGGCGGGAAAATATATGCTGACCCAGAAGCCTGCACATGTCCTGCTGGACCGGCAGATTGATTTTGATATTATACCTGCAGATGTATTCACGGAACGGGACAGATTCCACACCCGGCTGGGGAATGCCCTGCAGATTCATAATCAGGCATACAAGGCTGTAATCATCCCGTATGCGGAATATATCACAGCGGATACAGCCAAGGCGCTTGTGGAGCTGCAGCAGGCAGGCTGCCTCGTGCTGTTCATTGACGATCTGCCAAGCGGCATCCTGGATGGGGAGCAGGAATTACTGAGAGGGCTGTCGGACTGCAAGACCATTACGCTGGATACCCTTGCAGCTGAGCTGCAGAACCTTGGTGCTGCCGAGCTGGCGGTCACGCCGGCTTTTCCGATGCTGCGTTATCTGCATTACCGGGAGCAGGGCGAGCTTTATCTTTTTACCAATGAAAATATGGCAGAGACCTTCCGCGGAACGGTTACGGTACCATCTGCAGGTGCTGCATATGGTTACGATGTCTGGAATAATACCTTGTTTGAAGTGCTGGCTGAGCCGGGAGAAGGTGGAACCGCGCTCCAATTGGAAGTTCCGCCGTATCAGAGTGTGGTCGTTGTGTTTGACGCCGCCGGAGATGCAGGGATTAGCCCGCCGCCTGCCTATGAAGAGGAGCTGGTCCTGACGGACGGCTGGAGGATGAGCCTGGCTTCTGCTATTGAATATCCGCATTTTCATGATGAGCAGGCCATTTCCGGGTTCACCAGTGTAGGCCTGCAGTACCCTGAATTTTCAGGCTTTATCCGGTATGAGACCGAGCTGGAAGTTCCGGCGTGGAGCCGGGCGGCGCTGGTGATTGAGGATGCTTTTGAAGGCGTAGAGGTGTTTATCAATGACCAGTCCGCAGGAATTCAGGTAGCCCCGCCGTTCAGGTTTGATATCGGCCGGCTGCTGCACCCGGGAACCAATAAGGTACGGATCGAGGTGGCAACCACTCTGGAGCGTGAGCAGCATTTCTCGCCGCACAATCAGGGCAGCATCTTTGCCGCTTTTATCAAAGCCCCGTTCTTCCAGCCGACAGGTATTACCGGGGAAGTTAAAATGACAGGACAATACTAA